Proteins encoded together in one Asterias rubens chromosome 4, eAstRub1.3, whole genome shotgun sequence window:
- the LOC117288841 gene encoding uncharacterized protein LOC117288841, giving the protein MAHVGVRDATGRFTETFEIFAKLPGPGSLTSINVRHTTTVAELKSLIELVCGIPSDLQLLSYRHHSVLTDGDTLGRLCVIPGARLPVKVTYGFDGLVDAALRGDLKEVLRKVSMTMDVGGMSQRRFVAMFIAAHRGFHYLVDRLLCDGALPNSQTPSGRTALHVACAMGNNGCIDSLLQHGALLEIKDASHQTPADTAASCGQQGAQRRVVLYARILANKSTKEKTCTWSTSPRFPKSKLGSSVAPTISLKDLAITPGPELMITAWKGREHRHHYFERNRRPLSSKSAHSSLFQNDSATSSTESWESFRDVAKGSQLHAPSKTEDSSPHGSKITTDRESMARSVRLHDRPNSALSSTAGRRPKSATPKSVKFAPDDSRSPRPPTNMDKYSGSKNIQNSVPIPSDSYYRSPVQVPVSSRRSLDSEQTDAAKSCLRKILVTNDNERHNSRQNLGTYQTNNVNGQVPRSDRGDGNEITMGNKANGSSSNSSDQSSEELDLREINDMRINYLNDKLRHVIDLPVEHPQRLQFMKEEESKLSDGSPSPYKVSKRKPTPEENEQAFNDWLASKSQDARDRKLVNKVNRMLNDAFGKKDETLVVECDDQVQIKTPLTFEAWAEKKSNQGRLRADKLAAESVKQDQETEKKAATRLNGCKSTETWLAVKIEKQKQERQAAKQKEDEKQRAKAGREEAAQEVFKKWCMQKQWEELQMLKDKPRTKRRPKSGTNRKTGSAHRLTSTRRTRSHSAPPRRIRITPS; this is encoded by the exons ATGGCACACGTGGGGGTGCGAGATGCAACGGGCCGCTTCACCGAGACATTCGAGATCTTTGCGAAGCTCCCAGGTCCAGGGTCGCTCACCTCAATCAACGTACGACACACCACCACCGTGGCAGAGCTCAAGTCCCTGATCGAACTAGTGTGTGGCATCCCCTCTGACTTGCAACTTCTGTCGTATCGTCATCACTCTGTTCTCACCGACGGGGATACCCTGGGCAGGCTGTGTGTCATACCGGGGGCGCGCCTACCCGTAAAAGTCACGTATGGATTCGATGGGTTGGTAGATGCTGCATTGAGAGGCGATTTGAAAGAGGTGCTGAGAAAAGTTTCAATGACGATGGATGTTGGTGGGATGTCACAGAGGCGATTTGTTGCGATGTTTATTGCTGCACACAGGGGCTTTCACTACCTTGTTGATAG ATTGCTCTGCGATGGTGCTCTTCCGAATTCCCAAACTCCATCCGGCAGGACAGCCCTACACGTTGCCTGCGCCATGGGCAACAATGGATGCATCGACAGCCTCCTTCAACACGGTGCGTTGCTAGAAATTAAAGACGCCTCCCACCAAACACCGGCAGACACTGCCGCCTCCTGCGGACAGCAGGGAGCACAACGACGGGTCGTGCTCTACGCAAGGATTCTTGCCAACAAGTCCACCAAGGAAAAAACATGCACTTGGTCCACGTCTCCGAGATTCCCAAAGTCCAAACTTGGGAGTAGCGTAGCACCGACCATATCCCTGAAGGATCTGGCGATCACCCCCGGTCCAGAACTCATGATAACCGCTTGGAAGGGTCGGGAACATCGTCATCATTACTTTGAGAGGAACCGGAGGCCTTTGTCTTCAAAATCGGCTCATAGTTCTTTATTTCAGAATGACAGTGCTACGTCAAGCACCGAGAGCTGGGAGTCTTTCCGCGATGTTGCCAAAGGCAGTCAACTCCACGCACCATCCAAGACAGAG GATTCTTCTCCACATGGAAGCAAGATCACAACCGATAGAGAATCGATGGCACGCTCAGTTCGTCTCCACGATCGTCCTAATTCAGCTCTTTCATCAACAGCTGGACGAAGACCCAAAAGTGCCACGCCCAAATCAGTCAAGTTTGCACCTGACGACTCACGTTCACCGAGACCGCCCACAAACATGGACAAGTATTCCGGCAGCAAAAACATCCAGAATAGTGTACCAATACCATCGGATTCATACTATAG GTCACCTGTACAAGTTCCAGTTAGTAGTCGCCGATCACTGGACTCGGAACAGACCGATGCTGCAAAAAGTTGTCTTCGGAAAATACTCGTCACAAATGACAATGAAAGGCACAACTCCAGGCAAAATCTTGGTACTTATCAAACCAACAATGTCAATGGACAAGTACCTAGAAGTGATCGTGGAGACGGTAATGAAATCACTATGGGAAATAAGGCCAATGGTTCGTCCTCAAACAGCAGTGATCAGTCCTCGGAAGAACTAGACTTAAGAGAGATAAATGATATGagaatcaactatctaaacgatAAGCTCCGACATGTAATAGATCTACCAGTTGAACACCCTCAACGCCTGCAGTTTATGAAGGAAGAGGAAAGCAAGCTCAGTGATGGGTCTCCATCACCGTATAAGGTTTCCAAAAGGAAACCAACTCCTGAAGAAAATGAACAAGCTTTCAATGACTGGCTTGCCTCCAAGTCACAAGACGCACGAGATCGGAAGCTAGTTAACAAGGTTAACAGAATGCTGAATGATGCATTCGGTAAGAAAGATGAAACTTTGGTCGTCGAGTGCGATGACCAGGTCCAGATAAAAACTCCGCTGACATTCGAAGCTTGGGCTGAAAAGAAATCTAACCAGGGGAGACTTCGCGCCGATAAGCTGGCAGCCGAGTCGGTTAAACAGGACCAAGAGACGGAAAAGAAAGCTGCGACAAGACTGAACGGTTGTAAATCGACTGAAACCTGGCTAGCCgtgaaaattgaaaaacaaaagcagGAGAGGCAAGCTGCAAAGCAAAAGGAGGATGAGAAGCAACGTGCCAAAGCCGGTCGCGAAGAAGCAGCGCAGGAAGTCTTTAAGAAGTGGTGCATGCAGAAACAATGGGAAGAGCTCCAGATGCTGAAGGACAAACCACGTACGAAGAGGCGTCCCAAATCAGGTACCAACCGGAAGACGGGAAGCGCTCATCGCCTGACTTCGACCAGGCGAACACGGTCACATTCTGCACCACCTCGACGGATCAGGATCACACCATCATGA